Proteins found in one Paenibacillus borealis genomic segment:
- a CDS encoding right-handed parallel beta-helix repeat-containing protein — protein MEYHVTIQGSDEAAGTAAQPFRTVSRAAALAVPGDTVTVHAGIYREWVSPANGGTEGQRIVYQSAGDGEVVITGAEPVADWKDEGNGVWSAEVSNTLFVVRNPYKVNLYGDWLFEGAFPPHLGEVYLDGKSLYECDGVDKLRNPQVWPQAKYAEDSLLQWYAEVSSTTTTIWANFGGRDPRKENVEINVRPYCFWPEKTGCNYITVKGFTLRQASPQWAPPTALQEGLIGPHWSKGWIIEDNLISESKCTGISLGKEITTGHNEWSENRIKGGTQREQEVIFRALRKDWHKDQIGSHIVRNNVIHDCEQAGIVGHLGGAFSQIYQNRIYNIHHKRIFHGAEVGGIKLHASLDTQICGNIIYSCYRALWLDWQAQGTRISRNTFYDNLSEDLFVEVCHGPYMVDHNLFLSPMNFRNMAQGGAFVHNLFAGRFVVRSELTRYTPYHMPHETAVAGFSNITGGDDKYYNNLFIGDDDPRNGPMPMTFFEHLPLTPRENLDDNGTRVMDGIPDNSRCYLHPVGLGGYNDYPDSLHKRWWEYTKEEIAAMEEAGKPFQPDRMALPVAIQGNVYLKGAVPSSHEPDARAYVDNGVEIYTDPAISKVQVRIKSPEMMRAAAPAVVTTELLGRSYHAEMNYEEPDGSVYRFDHDYFGKQRPERNVTPGPFELLDNSPVKFVL, from the coding sequence GTGGAATACCATGTTACAATTCAAGGGAGCGATGAGGCAGCGGGTACGGCGGCACAGCCTTTCCGCACCGTTTCCCGCGCTGCGGCTTTAGCAGTGCCGGGAGATACGGTTACAGTGCATGCTGGTATCTACAGGGAATGGGTCAGCCCGGCCAATGGAGGCACAGAGGGACAGCGGATTGTATATCAGTCTGCCGGGGATGGAGAAGTGGTTATCACAGGTGCTGAGCCCGTGGCCGACTGGAAAGACGAGGGGAACGGCGTCTGGAGCGCGGAGGTATCGAATACCCTGTTTGTTGTGCGCAACCCCTATAAGGTTAATTTGTACGGAGACTGGCTGTTTGAAGGTGCGTTCCCGCCGCATTTGGGAGAGGTATACCTTGACGGCAAGTCCCTGTATGAATGTGATGGCGTGGATAAGCTGCGCAATCCCCAGGTTTGGCCTCAGGCCAAATACGCGGAGGACTCTTTGCTGCAGTGGTATGCGGAAGTAAGCTCCACGACCACCACAATATGGGCGAACTTCGGCGGCAGGGACCCCCGTAAGGAGAATGTGGAAATCAATGTGCGCCCTTATTGCTTCTGGCCGGAGAAGACCGGCTGCAACTACATAACCGTCAAGGGCTTCACACTCCGGCAGGCCTCACCCCAGTGGGCTCCGCCAACAGCTTTGCAGGAAGGGCTCATAGGTCCCCATTGGAGCAAGGGCTGGATTATTGAGGATAATCTGATCAGCGAGTCTAAATGTACAGGGATCAGCCTCGGCAAAGAAATAACCACCGGTCATAACGAATGGTCAGAGAACCGGATCAAAGGCGGAACGCAACGGGAGCAGGAGGTTATTTTCCGCGCCTTGCGCAAGGACTGGCACAAGGACCAGATTGGAAGCCATATTGTCCGCAACAACGTGATTCATGATTGTGAACAGGCGGGAATCGTTGGGCATCTAGGGGGTGCTTTTAGCCAGATCTATCAGAACCGCATTTATAACATCCACCATAAACGCATTTTCCACGGCGCAGAAGTCGGAGGCATCAAACTCCATGCTTCACTGGATACCCAGATTTGCGGGAATATCATCTACAGCTGCTACCGGGCGCTTTGGCTGGACTGGCAGGCGCAGGGGACCCGTATCAGCCGAAACACCTTTTATGACAATCTGTCCGAGGATCTCTTTGTGGAGGTCTGCCACGGCCCTTATATGGTGGATCACAATCTGTTCCTGTCACCGATGAACTTTCGCAATATGGCTCAAGGCGGCGCATTTGTTCATAATTTGTTTGCCGGCAGGTTTGTGGTGCGTTCCGAGCTTACCCGCTATACGCCCTACCACATGCCTCATGAGACAGCGGTTGCCGGGTTCAGTAACATCACGGGTGGCGACGATAAGTATTACAACAACCTATTTATAGGTGATGACGATCCGCGCAACGGGCCGATGCCGATGACTTTTTTCGAGCATCTTCCACTCACTCCAAGAGAAAATTTGGACGATAACGGTACCCGGGTAATGGACGGTATCCCGGATAACTCCCGCTGTTATCTTCATCCTGTGGGGTTGGGCGGGTACAACGATTACCCGGATTCCCTGCACAAGCGGTGGTGGGAATACACGAAGGAAGAAATTGCGGCGATGGAGGAAGCCGGAAAGCCGTTCCAGCCCGATAGAATGGCCCTTCCTGTCGCGATACAGGGCAATGTGTATTTGAAAGGCGCGGTCCCCAGTTCTCATGAGCCGGATGCAAGGGCCTATGTTGACAACGGTGTTGAGATATACACCGATCCAGCGATAAGCAAGGTGCAAGTGCGTATTAAGAGTCCTGAAATGATGCGTGCTGCAGCTCCTGCGGTAGTTACGACTGAGCTGCTCGGCAGAAGCTATCACGCGGAGATGAACTATGAGGAACCGGATGGCTCCGTTTACCGTTTTGACCACGACTATTTTGGCAAACAGCGCCCGGAGCGTAATGTTACTCCCGGACCCTTTGAATTGTTAGACAATAGCCCGGTAAAGTTTGTTCTGTAA
- a CDS encoding alpha/beta hydrolase, whose protein sequence is MIPKPGYDQEREGIARGEIRTIEYPSATVGNTRKARVYTPPGYSSAEKYSVLYLLHGIGGDEDEWYTHGKPQIILDNLYDDHLLKPMIVVLPNGRAMLNDRAEGDIFAPDKVQAFETFESDLLNDLIPYIEANYSVLTDRMHRALAGLSMGGGQSLNMGLNHLDRFAWIGAFSPAPNTKEPELLVPDPQQTSAALSLLWLSCGDLDSLKYVSDRTHAYFAEHNIPHIWVEEQGDHDWPVWKNGLYQFSQLIF, encoded by the coding sequence TTGATACCAAAGCCAGGATATGATCAGGAGCGGGAAGGGATCGCGCGGGGAGAGATCCGCACGATAGAATACCCTTCTGCTACAGTAGGCAACACCCGGAAGGCCAGAGTATATACACCACCCGGATATTCCAGTGCAGAGAAATACAGTGTCTTGTATCTGCTCCACGGAATTGGCGGAGATGAGGACGAATGGTATACCCACGGCAAACCGCAGATTATCCTGGACAATCTGTATGATGATCATCTGCTTAAACCCATGATCGTTGTGCTGCCGAACGGCCGGGCGATGTTGAATGACCGGGCGGAAGGCGATATTTTCGCCCCCGACAAGGTGCAGGCCTTTGAAACGTTTGAATCGGATTTGCTGAATGATCTCATCCCTTATATAGAAGCGAATTATTCAGTTCTGACGGACCGGATGCACCGTGCCCTGGCCGGGTTATCCATGGGCGGCGGGCAATCGCTCAACATGGGTCTGAACCATCTGGACCGGTTCGCCTGGATCGGGGCGTTCTCCCCGGCTCCCAATACGAAGGAGCCTGAACTGCTGGTACCCGACCCGCAGCAGACGTCCGCAGCGCTTAGCCTGCTCTGGTTATCCTGCGGTGATCTGGACAGCCTCAAGTATGTCAGCGACCGGACCCATGCCTATTTCGCGGAGCATAACATACCGCACATCTGGGTGGAAGAGCAGGGCGACCACGACTGGCCGGTCTGGAAGAACGGCCTGTATCAGTTCTCGCAGCTTATTTTTTAA